In Homalodisca vitripennis isolate AUS2020 unplaced genomic scaffold, UT_GWSS_2.1 ScUCBcl_520;HRSCAF=2714, whole genome shotgun sequence, a genomic segment contains:
- the LOC124370820 gene encoding anti-sigma-I factor RsgI2-like, with amino-acid sequence MRALTSSRMSTSLPATPPAAETTTPHPSTTPSPAHPVSPIVALTHTATSGYPSPASHHLLPYHRPMPSLSPPFLGVQDRQQLSSEALSPTAVQPVEPVVVGSTTSRPVPLFKTPGPASSRFALVSPLAGAMTRPGNKTFAEAVSSCSPATSSPVPSVKIDSVFLGAPRPADEQN; translated from the exons ATGAGAGCCCTTACATCTTCGCGGATGAGCACATCGTTGCCGGCTACTCCACCCGCGGCCGAGACCACTACGCCCCACCCTTCTACGACGCCTTCTCCAGCGCACCCCGTGTCTCCCATTGTGGCGCTGACACATACTGCAACGTCTGGCTACCCGTCACCCGCGTCACACCATCTCCTGCCGTATCATCGCCCGATGCCGTCTCTGTCTCCGCCCTTCCTCGGAGTACAA GATCGCCAACAACTGAGCTCGGAGGCACTATCTCCAACGGCAGTGCAGCCTGTGGAGCCGGTCGTCGTTGGGTCCACTACATCGAGACCAGTTCCTCTGTTTAAGACGCCAGGACCTGCTTCCTCAAGATTCGCGCTGGTTTCACCTCTAGCAGGCGCAATGACACGTCCTGGCAACAAAACATTTGCCGAGGCCGTCAGCAGCTGTTCGCCTGCCACCTCATCTCCTGTGCCTTCTGTCAAGATCGATTCTGTTTTTTTAGGGGCGCCTCGTCCGGCCGACGAACAAAATTGA